One Rhodoferax ferrireducens T118 DNA segment encodes these proteins:
- the ilvC gene encoding ketol-acid reductoisomerase produces the protein MKVFYDKDCDLSLIKGKTVAIIGYGSQGHAHAQNLNDSGVKVVVGLRKGGASWTKVEKAGLKVAEVADAVKAADVVMILLPDEHIAAVYTEDIEPNIKQGASLVFAHGFNVHYGLVTPRADLDVWMVAPKAPGHTVRGTYVQGGGVPQLIAIHQDKSGRTRDLALSYAMANGGGKAGIIETTFREETETDLFGEQAVLCGGTVELIKAGFETLVEAGYAPEMAYFECLHELKLIVDMIYEGGIANMNYSISNNAEYGEYVTGPKIITSASKDAMRQCLKDIQTGEYAKSFILENKAGAPTLLSRRRLTSEHQIEQVGEKLRAMMPWIKKNKLVDQTRN, from the coding sequence ATGAAAGTTTTTTACGACAAGGACTGTGATCTGAGCCTCATCAAAGGCAAAACAGTTGCGATCATTGGTTACGGCAGTCAGGGCCATGCCCACGCCCAAAATCTGAACGACAGCGGCGTGAAAGTGGTGGTTGGCTTGCGCAAAGGTGGCGCTTCCTGGACCAAGGTCGAAAAGGCCGGTCTCAAGGTGGCTGAGGTGGCTGACGCCGTCAAGGCCGCCGACGTGGTCATGATCTTGTTGCCTGACGAGCACATCGCAGCGGTCTATACCGAGGACATCGAGCCCAACATCAAACAAGGCGCCTCGCTGGTGTTTGCGCACGGCTTTAACGTGCACTACGGCCTGGTAACACCGCGCGCTGATCTGGACGTCTGGATGGTGGCGCCCAAGGCGCCGGGCCATACCGTGCGTGGCACCTATGTGCAAGGTGGCGGCGTACCGCAACTGATCGCCATTCATCAGGACAAATCAGGCCGTACACGCGACCTGGCCCTGAGCTATGCCATGGCCAACGGCGGCGGCAAAGCCGGCATTATTGAAACCACTTTCCGGGAAGAAACCGAGACCGACCTGTTCGGCGAACAGGCTGTTTTGTGCGGCGGCACGGTGGAACTGATCAAAGCCGGTTTTGAAACCCTGGTCGAAGCCGGTTATGCACCTGAGATGGCCTATTTTGAATGCCTGCACGAACTCAAGTTGATTGTGGACATGATTTATGAAGGCGGCATCGCCAACATGAACTACTCCATCTCCAACAACGCCGAGTACGGCGAGTACGTGACCGGTCCCAAGATCATTACCAGCGCCAGCAAAGACGCCATGCGCCAGTGCCTGAAAGATATCCAGACCGGCGAATACGCGAAAAGCTTCATCCTGGAAAACAAGGCCGGCGCACCTACCTTGTTGAGCCGTCGCCGGTTGACATCCGAGCACCAAATTGAACAAGTGGGCGAAAAGCTTCGCGCCATGATGCCCTGGATCAAAAAGAACAAATTGGTTGACCAAACCCGCAACTAA
- the pssA gene encoding CDP-diacylglycerol--serine O-phosphatidyltransferase has translation MHDGNDSDFTEVDAIVVRKRRKGIYVLPNLFTLAALFGGFYAIVMAINGRFDLAAIGVFCAMVLDSLDGRVARMTNTQSAFGEQMDSLSDMVSFGAAPALIAYVWALKGLGRWGWIAAFVYCACGALRLARFNVNTAVVDKRYFQGLPSPAAAALLAGFIWVMTDMGVKGASVAWPTFALALYAGLTMVTNVPFYSFKDVHMKKSVPFIVIVLIALGIAVINIDPPIVMFGLFVVYGFSGYVIYVWRKTKGLQTSVISTSTQEPDERGLH, from the coding sequence ATGCATGACGGAAACGATTCAGACTTCACCGAGGTCGACGCCATCGTGGTGAGAAAGCGCCGCAAGGGCATTTATGTTTTGCCCAACCTGTTTACGCTGGCGGCACTTTTTGGTGGCTTTTACGCCATTGTCATGGCGATCAATGGCCGCTTCGACCTGGCGGCCATCGGTGTCTTTTGTGCCATGGTGCTCGACAGCCTGGATGGCCGCGTCGCCCGCATGACCAACACGCAAAGCGCCTTTGGCGAGCAGATGGATTCACTCTCGGACATGGTGTCGTTCGGCGCCGCGCCCGCGCTCATCGCTTATGTCTGGGCGCTCAAAGGCCTGGGACGCTGGGGCTGGATTGCAGCCTTTGTCTATTGCGCGTGCGGCGCCTTGCGGCTGGCGCGCTTCAACGTCAACACCGCGGTGGTGGACAAGCGCTATTTTCAGGGTTTGCCGTCGCCGGCGGCGGCGGCCTTGCTGGCCGGGTTTATCTGGGTCATGACGGATATGGGAGTCAAGGGCGCCAGCGTGGCATGGCCCACATTCGCATTGGCTTTGTATGCCGGACTGACCATGGTGACCAACGTGCCGTTTTACAGCTTCAAGGATGTGCACATGAAAAAGAGCGTGCCGTTCATCGTGATTGTGCTGATTGCGCTCGGTATTGCCGTCATCAACATCGATCCGCCCATTGTGATGTTTGGCCTGTTTGTCGTCTATGGCTTCAGCGGCTACGTCATTTACGTTTGGCGCAAGACCAAAGGTTTGCAGACCAGCGTCATCAGTACCTCGACGCAGGAACCTGATGAAAGAGGACTTCATTAG
- a CDS encoding Crp/Fnr family transcriptional regulator: MEEPILTIDERAAINSGRWFSTLSPSLRHDILRCAYVKRYKDGELITARGEPPEEWIACARGAVRVSSTSISGKQITLTYVEPGIWFGDVAIFDGDRRTHDAYAHGETTILCVAKADFKKILAHHAELYEALLRLHARRIRQLYGLVEDLNTLPLRARLAKQLLHLVRSYGVPSLSDGREMRIGLQLAQEELAQLLGASRQRVNQELKSMEREETIRIEPGGLVIRNRDALMLIADADN, encoded by the coding sequence ATGGAAGAACCAATCCTTACCATCGATGAACGTGCAGCGATCAATTCAGGTCGCTGGTTTTCAACCCTGTCGCCTTCTTTGCGACACGATATTCTGCGATGCGCTTACGTCAAACGATACAAGGACGGCGAACTCATCACTGCCCGCGGCGAGCCGCCGGAAGAATGGATTGCCTGCGCGCGCGGTGCCGTGCGGGTCAGCTCCACATCCATCTCGGGCAAGCAGATCACGCTGACCTATGTGGAGCCGGGCATCTGGTTCGGCGATGTGGCCATCTTCGACGGCGACCGACGCACCCACGATGCCTACGCTCACGGCGAGACGACCATCTTGTGTGTCGCCAAGGCCGATTTCAAAAAGATTCTGGCGCACCATGCCGAGCTCTACGAAGCGCTGCTGCGCCTGCACGCCCGTCGCATCCGCCAGTTGTACGGTCTGGTGGAAGACCTCAACACCCTGCCGCTGCGGGCACGACTGGCCAAGCAGTTGCTGCACCTGGTGCGCAGCTACGGCGTGCCCTCGCTCAGCGATGGGCGCGAAATGCGCATCGGCCTGCAATTGGCACAGGAAGAACTGGCGCAATTGCTGGGTGCCTCCCGCCAACGCGTCAATCAGGAACTCAAGTCGATGGAGCGAGAGGAAACCATCCGGATCGAACCGGGTGGTCTGGTCATTCGCAACCGCGACGCCTTGATGCTGATCGCAGACGCCGATAACTGA
- a CDS encoding phosphotransferase: MSNFEHFIGTQAVSEKQAFDVVALSAWLDKNLPGFCGPLTVESFKGGQSNPTYKLNTPAQSYVMRAKPGPVAKLLPSAHAIEREFAVMSGLQGTDVPVPRMYCLCEDEAIIGRAFYVMEFMPGRILWDQTLPGMSTQERGAIYNEMNRVIAALHTVKFAERGLAAYGKPGNYFERQIGRWSKQYVASITQPIPEMDRLMDWLPQHIPAMARAEHMVSIVHGDYRLDNLMFHPTEPRIVAVLDWELSTLGHPLADFSYHCMAWHIPPGAFRGIGGLDVVSLGIPTEEEYIRLYCERTGLTTPDALKADWNFYMAYNLFRIAAILQGIAKRAQMGTAASAQAVSSGAGAKPLAQMAWQFAQKA; this comes from the coding sequence ATGAGCAATTTCGAGCATTTCATCGGCACGCAGGCCGTCTCCGAGAAACAGGCGTTTGACGTTGTCGCCCTGTCCGCCTGGCTGGATAAAAACCTGCCGGGCTTCTGTGGCCCGTTGACCGTCGAGTCCTTCAAAGGTGGCCAGTCCAACCCGACCTACAAACTCAACACGCCGGCGCAAAGCTATGTCATGCGCGCCAAGCCCGGCCCGGTCGCCAAACTGCTGCCGTCAGCGCACGCCATTGAGCGCGAGTTTGCAGTGATGAGTGGTTTGCAGGGCACCGATGTGCCGGTGCCGCGTATGTATTGCCTGTGCGAAGACGAAGCCATCATTGGCCGGGCGTTCTATGTGATGGAATTCATGCCAGGGCGCATTCTGTGGGATCAAACCCTGCCGGGCATGAGCACCCAGGAACGCGGCGCGATTTACAACGAGATGAACCGCGTCATCGCCGCCCTGCACACCGTCAAGTTCGCCGAGCGGGGCCTGGCGGCTTATGGCAAGCCGGGCAACTACTTTGAGCGCCAGATCGGTCGCTGGAGCAAACAATACGTCGCCTCCATCACCCAGCCCATCCCGGAAATGGACCGGCTCATGGACTGGCTGCCGCAGCACATTCCGGCCATGGCACGGGCCGAGCACATGGTCAGCATCGTGCATGGCGACTACCGACTGGACAACCTGATGTTTCACCCGACCGAGCCGCGCATTGTGGCGGTGCTGGACTGGGAGCTGTCCACGCTGGGGCATCCGCTGGCTGATTTCAGTTACCACTGCATGGCCTGGCACATTCCACCGGGTGCGTTTCGCGGCATTGGCGGCCTCGATGTGGTCAGTCTGGGCATTCCCACCGAAGAGGAATACATCCGGCTGTACTGCGAGCGCACCGGGCTGACCACCCCCGACGCGCTCAAAGCGGACTGGAATTTCTACATGGCCTACAACCTGTTTCGCATCGCTGCCATTTTGCAGGGCATTGCCAAGCGCGCGCAGATGGGTACCGCCGCCAGCGCGCAGGCCGTGAGCTCCGGCGCCGGCGCCAAGCCGCTGGCCCAGATGGCCTGGCAATTTGCCCAAAAAGCCTGA
- a CDS encoding acyl-CoA dehydrogenase family protein codes for MDFDYSPKTKELQVKLQAFMNDYIYPSEGAWHAEIEANTAAGKRWTPLELIEGLKQKAQAAGLWNLFLPVDSAAASGYQGAGLTNQEYAPLAEIMGRVLWSSEVFNCSAPDTGNMETIARYGSEENKARWLKPLLEGKIRSAFAMTEPEVASSDATNIQTRMERQGDDYVINGRKWWTSGAGDPRCAIHIVMGKTNPQAERHAQQSMVLVPSNTPGVTVVRSLNVMGYDDAPHGHMEVLFENVRVPVSNILLGEGRGFEIAQGRLGPGRIHHCMRLIGQAERALELMCKRVTSRVAFGKPIAAQTVTQERIAEARCKIDMARLLTLKAAWMMDVAGNKFAKNEIAMIKVVAPSMACQVIDWAMQAHGGAGMCDDFPLAYAYTNARTLRFADGPDEVHRNAIAKQELRKYTAAPKPV; via the coding sequence ATGGACTTTGACTACTCCCCCAAGACAAAAGAACTGCAAGTCAAATTGCAGGCCTTTATGAATGACTACATCTATCCTTCAGAGGGTGCCTGGCACGCTGAAATTGAGGCCAACACCGCAGCTGGCAAACGCTGGACACCGCTGGAACTCATCGAGGGGCTGAAACAAAAAGCCCAGGCGGCTGGCCTGTGGAACCTGTTTTTGCCGGTCGACAGTGCTGCCGCCTCGGGCTACCAGGGCGCCGGCCTGACCAATCAGGAATACGCGCCGCTGGCCGAAATCATGGGCCGCGTCCTGTGGAGCAGTGAGGTGTTCAACTGCTCGGCCCCGGATACCGGGAACATGGAAACCATCGCCCGTTATGGCTCCGAGGAAAACAAGGCGCGCTGGCTCAAGCCCTTGCTGGAAGGCAAGATTCGCTCCGCCTTTGCCATGACCGAGCCTGAGGTCGCATCGAGTGACGCCACCAACATCCAGACCCGCATGGAGCGCCAGGGCGATGACTACGTGATCAATGGTCGCAAATGGTGGACCTCCGGCGCCGGTGACCCGCGTTGCGCCATTCACATCGTCATGGGCAAAACCAACCCGCAAGCCGAGCGTCATGCCCAGCAAAGCATGGTGCTGGTCCCCTCCAATACGCCCGGTGTCACGGTGGTGCGCTCGCTCAATGTCATGGGCTACGACGACGCACCGCACGGCCACATGGAAGTGCTGTTTGAGAACGTGCGGGTGCCAGTCAGCAACATCCTGCTCGGTGAAGGCCGCGGTTTCGAAATCGCGCAGGGGCGCCTCGGCCCGGGCCGCATTCACCACTGCATGCGCCTGATTGGCCAGGCTGAGCGGGCACTGGAGTTGATGTGCAAGCGCGTCACCAGCCGGGTCGCCTTTGGCAAGCCGATTGCCGCGCAGACCGTGACGCAGGAGCGCATTGCCGAAGCCCGCTGCAAGATCGATATGGCCCGTCTGCTCACCCTCAAAGCCGCCTGGATGATGGACGTCGCCGGCAACAAATTTGCCAAAAACGAGATTGCCATGATCAAGGTCGTGGCGCCGAGCATGGCCTGCCAGGTGATCGACTGGGCGATGCAGGCGCACGGCGGCGCCGGCATGTGTGATGACTTCCCGCTGGCCTACGCCTACACCAACGCCCGCACCCTGCGCTTTGCCGATGGGCCGGACGAAGTACACCGCAACGCCATTGCCAAACAGGAATTGCGTAAATACACAGCCGCGCCCAAGCCCGTTTGA
- a CDS encoding HD-GYP domain-containing protein yields MLKRISVHQLTLGMHLQEFCGSWMEHPFFRTSFVLKDPKDIESIVGSSIKEVWIDCDKGLDVASGEAAVSEAESEAQVEHELKQIANGRRQLAPVSAAQELERAAKICGRAKQAVVSMFEEVRMGNAVDVGGAKLLVEEIADSVSRNPGALISLARLKTADDYTYMHSVAVCAMMVALAKQLGLDQAQTRSAGLAGLLHDLGKAVMPMDVLNKPGKLTDAEFTIIKSHPVQGHKMLLGGVNVDPIAIEVCWHHHEKMDGSGYPDRLEGDQISLWARMGAVCDVYDAITSNRPYKSGWDPAESLRKMAEWTKGHFDPQVFQAFVKGMGIYPVGSLVRLSSGRIGVVTEQTSKSLTTPRVKVFFSTKSNMRIVPQLIDLSSPDTSEKIAAREDPAKWHFPDLNELWSGLPSAPW; encoded by the coding sequence GTGCTTAAGCGGATCAGTGTTCATCAACTCACCCTCGGGATGCACCTGCAGGAGTTTTGCGGCTCCTGGATGGAGCATCCATTTTTTCGCACCAGTTTTGTCCTCAAAGACCCGAAAGATATCGAGTCAATTGTGGGCAGCAGCATCAAGGAGGTCTGGATTGACTGCGACAAAGGCCTGGACGTGGCGAGTGGTGAAGCGGCGGTGTCCGAGGCCGAGTCTGAAGCCCAGGTGGAACATGAGCTAAAACAAATAGCCAACGGACGGCGTCAGCTGGCACCGGTCTCGGCCGCGCAAGAGCTTGAACGCGCCGCCAAAATTTGTGGCCGTGCCAAACAAGCTGTGGTTTCCATGTTTGAAGAAGTCCGCATGGGCAACGCCGTGGACGTGGGCGGCGCCAAACTGCTGGTGGAAGAAATAGCCGACTCGGTGTCGCGCAACCCCGGTGCGCTCATCAGCCTGGCCCGGCTCAAGACGGCGGACGACTACACCTACATGCATTCGGTGGCGGTGTGCGCCATGATGGTGGCACTGGCCAAACAATTGGGACTGGATCAAGCCCAGACCCGCTCCGCCGGCCTGGCCGGGCTGTTGCATGACCTGGGCAAGGCGGTGATGCCGATGGACGTGCTCAACAAGCCGGGCAAGCTGACCGATGCGGAGTTCACCATCATCAAGAGCCACCCGGTGCAAGGGCACAAGATGCTGCTGGGCGGCGTCAATGTGGACCCGATCGCCATTGAGGTCTGCTGGCATCATCATGAAAAAATGGACGGTTCCGGTTATCCAGACCGGCTCGAAGGCGATCAAATCAGCCTTTGGGCCCGGATGGGTGCGGTGTGCGACGTGTATGACGCCATCACCTCCAACCGGCCGTACAAGTCAGGTTGGGATCCGGCCGAGTCCCTGCGCAAAATGGCCGAGTGGACCAAAGGCCATTTTGACCCCCAAGTGTTTCAGGCCTTTGTCAAGGGCATGGGAATCTACCCGGTCGGCTCGCTGGTGCGCTTGAGCTCCGGGCGCATTGGCGTGGTGACCGAACAGACCAGCAAGTCCTTGACGACACCCCGTGTCAAGGTGTTTTTCTCTACCAAATCGAACATGCGCATCGTGCCGCAGCTGATCGACCTGTCCAGTCCCGATACCAGTGAAAAAATAGCCGCGCGTGAAGATCCGGCCAAATGGCATTTTCCTGACCTCAATGAACTGTGGTCAGGCTTGCCAAGCGCGCCCTGGTGA
- a CDS encoding ExeA family protein, translating into MYLRHFSLREAPFSITPDSAFFYSHEGAQAALNMLLVALRSGEGFLKIVGEVGCGKTVLCRQLLKTLQGECVTAYIPNPDMGPDDLLMTLMQELGIDAPQTLEGRKLTRYQVHNALRDCLLSYAEAGQRVVVCIDEAQAIPVRTLESLRLLSNLETEKRKLLQLVLLGQPELDDKLSRPEIRQLLQRITFSEYLGPMTAHCVPTYLAHRLATAALSEATDTQVFELEAAQLMARLSGGVPRLVNILAHKCLMLAYGENVHRVNRQHVGLAGLDTPGVRALAPVSWLSRWLPWKSRGPGRIVQNDQQGAAQ; encoded by the coding sequence ATGTATTTGCGGCATTTTTCGCTGCGTGAGGCACCGTTTTCCATCACGCCCGACAGTGCCTTCTTTTACTCCCATGAAGGCGCGCAGGCCGCACTCAACATGCTGCTGGTGGCGCTGCGCAGTGGCGAAGGGTTTCTGAAAATTGTCGGTGAAGTCGGTTGCGGCAAAACCGTGTTATGCCGCCAATTGCTCAAGACGCTGCAGGGCGAATGTGTCACCGCCTACATCCCGAACCCGGATATGGGGCCGGACGATTTGCTGATGACCTTGATGCAGGAGTTGGGCATTGACGCGCCACAAACCCTGGAGGGCCGAAAACTGACCCGCTACCAGGTGCACAACGCTTTGCGGGATTGTCTGTTGAGCTACGCCGAGGCGGGTCAAAGGGTGGTGGTTTGTATTGACGAGGCGCAGGCTATTCCCGTGCGCACCTTGGAGAGTTTGCGCCTGTTGTCGAATCTGGAGACGGAAAAGCGAAAGTTGTTGCAGCTGGTGTTGCTGGGTCAACCCGAACTTGACGACAAGCTGTCGCGCCCTGAAATCCGTCAATTGCTGCAACGCATCACCTTCAGCGAATACCTGGGGCCGATGACGGCGCACTGTGTGCCGACCTATCTGGCGCACCGCCTGGCGACGGCCGCCTTGAGTGAGGCCACCGATACCCAGGTGTTTGAGTTGGAGGCGGCGCAGTTGATGGCGCGCCTGAGCGGTGGTGTGCCAAGGCTGGTCAATATACTGGCGCATAAGTGTCTGATGCTGGCTTATGGTGAGAATGTGCATCGTGTGAACCGCCAGCATGTAGGCCTGGCTGGCTTGGACACGCCCGGTGTACGCGCGCTGGCGCCGGTGTCCTGGCTGTCACGCTGGCTGCCATGGAAGTCGCGCGGGCCGGGTCGAATAGTTCAGAATGATCAGCAGGGAGCAGCGCAGTGA
- a CDS encoding pilus (MSHA type) biogenesis protein MshL, which translates to MMTIFQPTRLGHAVWSPAGALPGLCLAMGVTLLAGCAAERPLRTPDVGEAIRADLAVGEAARPAKPVLVPSRISDALAEPAPPAVAARPEPKLDLLVNNAPAREVFLAIVADTRYSMMMHPDVAGTLSVTLRGVTVPEALEAIRDVYGYDFKMEGRRITVYGPTLQTRIFTINYPHSQRVGNSDLRVSPGAALQSSSTGGTSSGATQPTSSSQQGEGSRVTTTSKTDFWAELTEAVKGLVGAGPGRSVVISPQAGIMAVHAMPDELRQVDKFLKAAQIAVERQVMLEAKIVEVELRDGYQSGIDWSALKNGGGSTGAMGVIGGNTSATTSSNTLVRGVQSNLPGFSAGSALLADGISLPAAGAGLFGLAFATDGFQAVLGFLETQGDVQILSSPRIATLNNQKAVLKVGAEDFFVTNVSGGTTSSVTTGSTATLTMPSITLTPFFSGISLDVTPQIDEGTKIMLHVHPSVTTVSERAKQIDLGSAGNYVLPLASSSMNETDTLVRIQDGNIVAIGGLMQIESNRKSSGLPGTSDVPLFSTLFGNHANTGRKKEVVVLIKPTIIRTAQDWEAQTRRTRAALDDIDSVRARVIRIDGTVQEGAPRTPAQ; encoded by the coding sequence ATGATGACTATTTTCCAGCCCACCCGACTTGGCCATGCCGTTTGGTCACCAGCAGGTGCCTTGCCCGGTCTGTGTCTGGCGATGGGTGTGACCTTGCTCGCCGGTTGTGCGGCTGAGCGGCCACTGCGCACGCCTGATGTGGGCGAGGCCATCCGTGCGGATCTGGCAGTCGGCGAGGCGGCCAGGCCTGCCAAACCGGTGCTCGTGCCGTCGCGCATCAGTGACGCGCTGGCCGAACCAGCGCCACCCGCGGTGGCCGCGCGTCCCGAGCCCAAACTGGATTTGTTGGTGAACAACGCCCCGGCCCGCGAGGTTTTTTTGGCCATCGTGGCCGACACGCGCTACAGCATGATGATGCACCCCGACGTGGCGGGCACTTTGTCGGTGACGTTGCGCGGTGTGACGGTGCCGGAGGCACTGGAGGCCATTCGTGACGTGTATGGTTACGACTTCAAGATGGAGGGTCGGCGCATCACGGTCTATGGGCCGACGCTGCAGACGCGGATTTTCACCATCAATTACCCGCATTCCCAGCGGGTGGGTAACAGTGACTTGCGGGTGTCGCCGGGGGCCGCGCTGCAGTCGAGTTCGACCGGCGGGACGTCCTCGGGTGCTACGCAGCCAACATCGAGCAGCCAGCAGGGCGAGGGCAGCCGTGTCACCACGACGTCCAAAACCGACTTTTGGGCCGAGTTGACGGAAGCGGTCAAAGGCCTGGTTGGCGCCGGTCCCGGGCGCAGTGTCGTGATCAGCCCGCAGGCCGGCATCATGGCCGTGCATGCCATGCCCGACGAGTTGCGCCAGGTCGATAAATTTCTGAAGGCAGCGCAGATAGCGGTCGAGCGCCAGGTGATGCTGGAAGCCAAAATTGTGGAGGTCGAGTTGCGCGATGGCTACCAGAGCGGCATCGATTGGTCGGCTTTGAAAAATGGTGGCGGTTCGACCGGCGCCATGGGCGTGATCGGCGGCAACACCTCTGCCACCACGTCCAGCAATACCCTGGTGCGCGGTGTGCAGTCCAACCTGCCGGGCTTTTCTGCCGGGTCTGCGTTGCTGGCCGACGGCATCTCGTTGCCAGCAGCGGGTGCTGGCCTTTTTGGACTGGCTTTCGCCACCGATGGCTTCCAGGCGGTGCTCGGTTTCCTGGAAACCCAGGGCGACGTGCAGATCCTTTCCAGTCCGCGCATTGCGACCTTGAACAACCAGAAGGCCGTGCTCAAGGTCGGGGCTGAAGATTTTTTTGTGACCAATGTATCGGGCGGCACGACGTCGAGCGTCACGACAGGTTCGACCGCGACCCTGACCATGCCGTCCATCACCCTGACACCGTTCTTTTCCGGTATTTCGCTGGACGTGACACCGCAGATTGATGAAGGCACCAAGATCATGTTGCACGTTCATCCGTCGGTGACCACGGTCAGTGAAAGAGCCAAGCAGATTGATCTGGGCAGCGCCGGCAATTATGTGTTGCCACTGGCGTCCAGCAGCATGAATGAAACCGACACGCTGGTACGCATTCAGGACGGCAACATTGTCGCCATTGGCGGCTTGATGCAGATTGAATCCAACCGCAAGTCCTCAGGCTTGCCCGGCACCAGCGACGTGCCTTTGTTTTCCACTTTATTTGGCAACCACGCCAACACCGGGCGCAAAAAAGAAGTGGTGGTGCTGATCAAACCCACCATCATCCGCACCGCGCAAGACTGGGAAGCGCAAACCCGGCGTACCCGCGCGGCGCTGGACGATATTGATTCAGTGCGCGCCCGCGTGATCCGCATTGACGGCACGGTGCAAGAAGGCGCGCCCAGAACGCCGGCGCAGTGA
- a CDS encoding PilN domain-containing protein, giving the protein MPQQINLCTPILLTQKRYFSAQTMAQALAVFVLLGGGLCAYWVWSLNAASEGFKKTLATQSQELESLQVAIKQGKLGTGPLEAALAQQLQGHKLDLQQRQSLMEALQRGLFRPGWGHAARLQLVARSIPAQVWVTELKADDNQLALTGFTLEPAALNDWVGKLAASPLLEGQKLSTVKVEHASAAVLKTLAGTAVPAAVSASASAARPMWSFSLVSALGKPAPQTGVKP; this is encoded by the coding sequence ATGCCCCAGCAAATCAACCTCTGTACCCCGATTCTGTTGACGCAAAAGCGTTACTTTTCGGCGCAAACCATGGCGCAGGCCTTGGCGGTGTTTGTGCTGTTGGGGGGCGGTCTGTGCGCCTATTGGGTCTGGAGTCTGAACGCCGCCAGCGAAGGTTTCAAAAAGACGCTGGCAACCCAGTCGCAAGAGCTGGAGAGCTTGCAGGTTGCCATCAAGCAGGGCAAGCTTGGCACAGGCCCGCTGGAAGCCGCCTTGGCGCAGCAGTTGCAGGGCCACAAGCTTGATTTGCAGCAACGCCAGAGTTTGATGGAAGCGCTGCAGCGCGGTTTGTTTCGACCTGGCTGGGGCCATGCGGCACGCCTGCAGTTGGTGGCGCGCAGCATCCCGGCGCAAGTGTGGGTCACGGAGCTGAAGGCCGATGACAATCAACTGGCGCTCACTGGCTTTACGCTGGAGCCCGCGGCACTCAATGACTGGGTCGGCAAGCTGGCAGCCAGCCCGCTGCTGGAAGGACAAAAGTTGTCAACCGTCAAGGTGGAGCATGCCAGCGCCGCGGTGCTGAAAACCCTGGCTGGCACGGCAGTGCCTGCGGCGGTCTCGGCCAGCGCTTCTGCGGCGCGACCGATGTGGTCATTCAGCCTGGTCAGCGCGCTGGGCAAGCCAGCCCCGCAAACGGGGGTCAAACCATGA